The proteins below are encoded in one region of Pseudonocardia sp. DSM 110487:
- a CDS encoding family 16 glycosylhydrolase: MSRSPGRLRSLLVCAALLLSAGCAGAAGSTAEPDLLQALPAPSAPPTAVPNPLSGVSNTGRDASGVSWRPVSSFDFDGSLDPNVWNRYNSVGGFGNGFRRPSAITVENGMLRITARGNVSGGMGHEVDQLYGRWEFRARTEKGRGRGAAVLLWPKTENKDDGELDMMEVPREDRNEAHFVIHFSPQNKQAGSKVSGDFSQWHTFAMDWLPNRITWYVDGVKQFETVDKNVIPKVPMHMTIQLDMGPFEEWIPAPDATTPAEVSLWVDWVKIFAAPREARR, from the coding sequence ATGTCCCGGAGTCCGGGGCGGCTGCGATCGCTGCTGGTCTGCGCCGCGCTGTTGCTGTCCGCGGGCTGCGCGGGGGCGGCCGGTTCGACGGCCGAGCCGGACCTCTTGCAGGCGTTGCCCGCGCCGTCAGCCCCACCTACTGCGGTGCCCAACCCGCTGTCCGGCGTGAGCAACACCGGCCGCGACGCCTCGGGTGTCAGCTGGAGGCCGGTCTCGAGCTTCGACTTCGACGGGTCGCTCGACCCCAACGTCTGGAACCGCTACAACAGCGTCGGCGGCTTCGGCAACGGGTTCCGCAGGCCCTCCGCGATCACCGTCGAGAACGGCATGCTGCGGATCACCGCTCGCGGCAACGTGTCCGGCGGTATGGGGCACGAGGTCGACCAGCTGTACGGCCGTTGGGAGTTCCGGGCCCGCACCGAGAAGGGGCGCGGCCGCGGCGCGGCCGTCCTGCTCTGGCCCAAGACCGAGAACAAGGACGACGGCGAGCTGGACATGATGGAGGTGCCGAGGGAGGACCGCAACGAGGCCCACTTCGTGATCCACTTCTCGCCCCAGAACAAGCAGGCGGGCAGCAAGGTCAGCGGCGATTTCAGCCAGTGGCACACGTTCGCCATGGACTGGCTGCCCAACCGGATCACCTGGTACGTCGACGGCGTCAAGCAGTTCGAGACCGTCGACAAGAACGTGATCCCCAAGGTGCCGATGCACATGACGATCCAGCTCGACATGGGCCCCTTCGAGGAGTGGATCCCGGCCCCGGACGCCACCACGCCCGCCGAGGTCAGCCTGTGGGTCGACTGGGTGAAGATCTTCGCCGCGCCACGGGAGGCGCGGCGCTGA